agaaaaaaaaaaaataaaataaagttaaCGTTATTTGTTTATAGATAGAAgtatactttttttatagttATACACATTCTCTTTtaagtatttttatttttcttcagtTTTTACATTATCATCCCAACTTATAACTAGATATACATATCCTCTTCAGCGACGACGCAGATAACGATACCGATTACTCCTATACCGATAACGATAGCTATGTCCTCAGATACTATGTTCTTTAACAGTTCTCGACTTATACAGTCGTCAAGTAAGAATTCGACGAGTAATCtatctaaattaaataagaaaCAAATGAAACTAGACAAGAAATCCAAAGCCAAAGCCGAACAAGAGTATACCACTGAGTCTCCTATAAAACAAACCCAGTCTAACGATACTCAACAAATCGAAAAAgataaacaaaaacaaaagaaaaaatttgcAAGTAAGAACAAGAAAGAAActaaaaaagagaaaaaacCGAATAAGCAattaaatccaaattttcttttaacaaATGAACAAACTTTACCGAATGGTGAAAAGCCAAATTTTGGTCATTCTTCAACAAATACATCGCCAACCACTATGAGACATAATAATAGAAGCAATTGTGGTAATACCaatgataaatattcttctaAAAGAGAGAATTCTAACTCTAAATCTTCTAAAACTAAACATAAATCAAAACATAACACTGCCAATAATGGTAAacattcaaaaaaattaatggcAAAAGAACAAATTGCTAGTCTTGATACGTCAATAATGACtgaagatttgaaaaatcttttattgACACCAACAACGAGTAACACAACAACTGCTCAACTTTCTAAAGTGATTACTCCCAGGAGAAATGAACCTTCGGGCATATCAGCTATTACTCCACCTCCTCTACAACCAATTAATTTGCATCAAAATCATAATCAAAACCAACAAAACCAAGCTCAAGCTCAAATTCCAATGCAAATTCCAATGCAAATGCATTTACCTGTCACTCAACCAGGTATTTATCCTATAGGACTATCTCCATCCCCTATAGCTAAGAACTGCAACATTAACAATTCAAATGTATCTCCAGgcaa
This DNA window, taken from Henningerozyma blattae CBS 6284 chromosome 3, complete genome, encodes the following:
- the EDC1 gene encoding Edc1p (similar to Saccharomyces cerevisiae EDC2 (YER035W) and EDC1 (YGL222C); ancestral locus Anc_3.533) → MSSDTMFFNSSRLIQSSSKNSTSNLSKLNKKQMKLDKKSKAKAEQEYTTESPIKQTQSNDTQQIEKDKQKQKKKFASKNKKETKKEKKPNKQLNPNFLLTNEQTLPNGEKPNFGHSSTNTSPTTMRHNNRSNCGNTNDKYSSKRENSNSKSSKTKHKSKHNTANNGKHSKKLMAKEQIASLDTSIMTEDLKNLLLTPTTSNTTTAQLSKVITPRRNEPSGISAITPPPLQPINLHQNHNQNQQNQAQAQIPMQIPMQMHLPVTQPGIYPIGLSPSPIAKNCNINNSNVSPGNLNLNSNVIPPLYQQPNAAAPLNGILPSAPMSLSSSGMSVNMNMGMNMSMNGIPMNGMVPNYVGLPSIPGMPPGATTPIMNTSPLTNLNSLNSLNNFNFNMLTPTNSNTTNSNSISNPHSTVPSSSSRSSSTGSDTFVKPHQQAENYKISSHSSSNCNILSSTSKKSSKPRNKNFAGASFATDLPEVQSLPKPSFT